One genomic region from Terriglobus aquaticus encodes:
- a CDS encoding acyl-CoA desaturase, which translates to MGREHQEGRVNWITAIAMGLFHVGAIAALFFFSWKNVLAFAIMYFLAINVGIGMGYHRLLTHRGYRVPRWLELAISTCGTLALEGGPIFWVATHRVHHQNSDQEGDPHTPHDGTWWSHAGWILSGRALHSETALLGRYAPDLTRDPGQRWLSKYHWLPLTLTGFAQMGIGYAFGGVKGAIGMCLWGTFLRVTCGLHSTWLVNSLTHIWGPRRFETKDDSRNNWLVALLTGGEGWHNNHHAHPVSARHGLVWYEFDINYYGIWVMEKLGLAKKVQVAKWDPMDPKPAGM; encoded by the coding sequence ATGGGTCGCGAGCACCAGGAAGGCCGTGTGAACTGGATTACTGCGATCGCCATGGGCCTGTTCCACGTTGGCGCTATCGCGGCGCTGTTCTTCTTCTCGTGGAAGAACGTGCTTGCCTTCGCCATCATGTATTTCCTCGCCATCAATGTCGGCATCGGTATGGGCTACCACCGCCTGCTGACGCACCGCGGCTACCGCGTTCCCCGCTGGCTGGAGCTGGCGATTTCTACCTGCGGCACTTTGGCGCTTGAGGGCGGACCGATCTTCTGGGTGGCCACGCACCGTGTTCACCACCAGAACAGCGATCAAGAGGGCGATCCCCACACACCGCACGACGGCACCTGGTGGTCGCATGCCGGTTGGATCCTTTCTGGCCGCGCTCTGCATAGCGAGACTGCCCTGCTGGGCCGCTACGCTCCTGACCTCACCCGCGATCCCGGCCAGCGCTGGCTCAGCAAGTACCACTGGCTGCCGCTGACGCTCACCGGCTTTGCCCAGATGGGTATTGGCTATGCCTTCGGCGGCGTCAAGGGCGCCATCGGCATGTGCCTTTGGGGTACCTTCCTGCGCGTAACCTGTGGCCTGCACAGCACCTGGCTCGTCAATTCGCTGACGCACATCTGGGGTCCTCGCCGCTTTGAAACGAAGGATGACAGCCGCAACAACTGGCTGGTGGCCCTGCTCACCGGCGGTGAAGGCTGGCACAACAATCACCACGCACACCCCGTCAGCGCTCGTCACGGCCTGGTCTGGTACGAGTTCGACATCAACTACTACGGCATCTGGGTCATGGAAAAGCTCGGCCTTGCCAAGAAGGTCCAGGTCGCCAAGTGGGACCCGATGGATCCGAAGCCGGCAGGCATGTAA
- a CDS encoding sensor histidine kinase yields MNITRRRGAIAFFITLGICLVGLAVALNVGWIILNVHQRHVVFLVLGICFFTVLIAGLVLNTIFLVREVRRNERQDSFLNAVTHELKTPIASIRLYLETLQRRSLDETQRQEFYARMMEDNDRLLHTVEQVLRAGEANAKSVIRNNASRLPVDLADLASEALAETVRRHHLQPEQVRLDNQSAQRVFVSANVQSLRTALLNVLDNAVKYSPNGVDITAEVSILRGNVAMLRITDKGVGIPPSHLKRVFHRFYRVGSREISKIKGTGLGLFITRAIAREHGGDATAQSYGTGLGTTITLQLPLLPSSSVPVSVSGSTPEVAR; encoded by the coding sequence ATGAACATCACCCGCCGCCGCGGCGCGATTGCCTTCTTCATCACGCTTGGCATTTGCCTGGTGGGACTAGCGGTTGCGCTCAATGTCGGCTGGATCATCCTGAACGTGCACCAGCGCCATGTGGTGTTCCTGGTCCTGGGTATTTGCTTCTTCACCGTACTGATTGCCGGCTTGGTCCTGAACACCATTTTTCTGGTCCGCGAAGTTCGCCGCAATGAGCGCCAGGACAGCTTCCTCAACGCGGTCACGCATGAGCTGAAGACTCCGATCGCCTCCATCCGGCTCTACCTGGAAACACTGCAGCGCAGATCGCTGGACGAAACGCAACGCCAGGAGTTCTACGCGCGCATGATGGAAGACAACGATCGGCTTCTGCACACGGTCGAGCAGGTATTGCGCGCCGGCGAAGCGAACGCCAAGAGCGTGATCCGGAACAACGCCTCGCGCCTTCCAGTAGACCTCGCTGATCTGGCCAGCGAGGCTCTTGCGGAGACCGTGCGTCGGCATCACCTGCAGCCGGAGCAAGTACGGCTCGACAACCAGAGCGCTCAACGCGTGTTCGTCTCGGCCAATGTGCAGAGTCTCCGCACCGCTCTGCTCAACGTGCTGGATAACGCGGTGAAGTACTCGCCGAACGGTGTCGACATCACGGCTGAGGTCAGCATCCTGCGTGGCAATGTGGCCATGCTGCGCATCACCGATAAGGGTGTCGGCATACCTCCGTCTCACCTGAAGCGTGTGTTCCACCGTTTCTACCGCGTGGGGTCGCGCGAGATCAGCAAGATCAAAGGCACCGGGTTAGGGCTCTTCATCACCCGGGCCATCGCACGCGAGCACGGCGGGGACGCCACGGCGCAGAGCTACGGCACTGGCCTTGGCACTACGATCACGCTGCAGTTGCCTCTGCTGCCGTCCAGTTCGGTTCCCGTATCTGTTTCCGGTTCGACGCCAGAGGTTGCGCGTTGA